One Diospyros lotus cultivar Yz01 chromosome 1, ASM1463336v1, whole genome shotgun sequence genomic window carries:
- the LOC127793857 gene encoding bidirectional sugar transporter SWEET16-like: MVSPSFVVGIMGNIFSVLVYAAPVGMFKEIVKHKTTENYDVLPFVATLLCKSLWAFYGVFDKHNGLLIVTVNGIGVLSESIYVLLFLFYAPTPNKRVRIFILVGVVNIAFVGSVIGLALAVFHGSQRRTFMGFLCATVTIVMYAAPLKAMVPNAIGILSSTSQIILYMIYRNRESEKTAAVDEELGEVDTDDVVKELRPLDRVVDEGFNGGAPAKNPGVGKTISLPKPPDSSRLSKQRMMIRTLSMP; this comes from the exons ATGGTTTCCCCAAGCTTCGTCGTTGGCATTATGg GCAATATTTTTTCTGTACTAGTTTATGCTGCTCCAGT GGGAATGTTCAAGGAAATTGTGAAGCACAAGACAACAGAGAACTACGACGTACTCCCATTCGTAGCAACGCTGTTGTGCAAGAGCCTCTGGGCTTTCTACGGCGTTTTCGACAAACACAACGGCTTGCTCATCGTCACTGTTAATGGTATCGGCGTCCTCTCCGAATCCATCTATgtccttctcttcctcttctacGCCCCCACCCCCAACAAAAGG gttagaatatttattttggtgGGAGTTGTGAACATAGCGTTCGTGGGTTCGGTGATAGGTCTGGCTCTTGCAGTGTTCCATGGAAGCCAGCGCCGAACCTTCATGGGTTTTCTCTGCGCCACGGTTACCATTGTCATGTATGCAGCTCCTCTAAAAGCcatg GTACCAAACGCAATCGGAATCCTGTCGAGCACGTCCCAGATAATCCTTTACATGATTTATAGAAACCGGGAATCGGAGAAAACCGCGGCGGTGGACGAAGAACTCGGCGAGGTTGACACGGACGACGTCGTCAAAGAACTACGTCCCCTTGACAGAGTCGTCGACGAAGGTTTTAATGGAGGAGCTCCGGCGAAAAACCCAGGCGTGGGCAAAACAATTAGCCTCCCCAAGCCTCCGGATTCGTCTCGGCTCAGCAAACAAAGGATGATGATCCGAACACTTTCAATGCCTTAA
- the LOC127797742 gene encoding uncharacterized protein LOC127797742: protein MVIPPPVRPERITKFLKPYVLKMHFTNKYVTAQVIHSPTATVASAASSQEKSLRSSMENTRDVAAASKIGKILGERLLVTGVPAVSVFLKRDQKYHGKVKAVIDSLTEAGIKLV from the coding sequence ATGGTTATTCCTCCACCGGTCAGACCAGAAAGAATCACAAAGTTTCTTAAACCATATGTCTTGAAGATGCACTTCACAAACAAGTACGTGACGGCACAAGTAATCCACTCGCCAACTGCTACAGTCGCCTCTGCTGCAAGCTCACAGGAGAAGTCTCTGCGGTCGAGCATGGAAAATACCAGGGACGTTGCGGCTGCTTCCAAGATAGGGAAAATTCTTGGAGAGCGCCTGCTGGTTACGGGTGTCCCTGCTGTTTCTGTTTTTCTGAAGAGAGATCAGAAATATCATGGAAAGGTGAAAGCTGTGATCGATTCCTTGACCGAAGCAGGCATTAAACTGGTATAA
- the LOC127812069 gene encoding uncharacterized protein LOC127812069 isoform X2: MSHSSVKYPSPHFPQFLFSALFGVLRSELAIARASLSRQLSTEAMSLLHRLWDDTVAGPPPETGLGKLRKNNTFAFQSSSGNESEGGMKVTQRIMVVKPPGQGASSQNGSPPVSPDGCTPPVSPFSGKSLPDFFLPIQRAGREISGRLPDSAEVNDGSL, from the exons ATGTCTCACTCGAGCGTTAAATACCCGTCTCCGCACTTTCCGCAATTCCTCTTCTCGGCTTTGTTTGGCGTTCTCCGTTCCGAACTTGCGATTGCTCGCGCTTCGCTGTCTCGGCAACTGTCAACGGAAGCCATGAGCTTACTCCACCGGCTCTGGGACGACACCGTTGCCGGTCCGCCGCCGGAGACTGGCCTCGGAAAACTCCGGAAAAACAACACGTTTGCCTTTCAGTCCAGCTCCGGCAACG AATCGGAGGGGGGGATGAAGGTTACGCAGCGGATCATGGTGGTGAAACCACCGGGACAAGGAGCTAGCAGTCAGAACGGTTCGCCGCCGGTTTCGCCTGATGGGTGTACTCCTCCTGTATCTCCCTTTTCCGGTAAAAGCCTGCCTGATTTTTTCTTACCGATTCAAAGGGCCGG gaGGGAGATCTCCGGACGGCTACCGGATTCAGCGGAGGTCAATGACGGAAGTTTATGA
- the LOC127812069 gene encoding dormancy-associated protein homolog 3-like isoform X1, whose product MSHSSVKYPSPHFPQFLFSALFGVLRSELAIARASLSRQLSTEAMSLLHRLWDDTVAGPPPETGLGKLRKNNTFAFQSSSGNESEGGMKVTQRIMVVKPPGQGASSQNGSPPVSPDGCTPPVSPFSGGRSPDGYRIQRRSMTEVYERANRIGPGSPRPPHDL is encoded by the exons ATGTCTCACTCGAGCGTTAAATACCCGTCTCCGCACTTTCCGCAATTCCTCTTCTCGGCTTTGTTTGGCGTTCTCCGTTCCGAACTTGCGATTGCTCGCGCTTCGCTGTCTCGGCAACTGTCAACGGAAGCCATGAGCTTACTCCACCGGCTCTGGGACGACACCGTTGCCGGTCCGCCGCCGGAGACTGGCCTCGGAAAACTCCGGAAAAACAACACGTTTGCCTTTCAGTCCAGCTCCGGCAACG AATCGGAGGGGGGGATGAAGGTTACGCAGCGGATCATGGTGGTGAAACCACCGGGACAAGGAGCTAGCAGTCAGAACGGTTCGCCGCCGGTTTCGCCTGATGGGTGTACTCCTCCTGTATCTCCCTTTTCCG gaGGGAGATCTCCGGACGGCTACCGGATTCAGCGGAGGTCAATGACGGAAGTTTATGAGAGAGCGAATCGGATCGGACCCGGAAGCCCTCGTCCACCCCATGACTTGTGA
- the LOC127812061 gene encoding uncharacterized protein LOC127812061, whose product MGLVAAITCLVFIASPAAAYSAGGDEPTAYELLQEHNFPVGVLPKGVTGYDLDPSTGKFSAFLNGSCSFSLEGSYQLSYKSTISGYIFNGKLSRLTGVKVKLFLFWVDIVEVNRNGGDLEFSVGFASAGFPVENFEECPQCGCGLDCPEECRECGIASEASKLRSNPMAVSYSS is encoded by the coding sequence ATGGGTTTGGTAGCGGCAATCACGTGCCTGGTTTTCATCGCCTCACCGGCGGCAGCCTATTCCGCAGGCGGCGACGAGCCGACGGCCTACGAGCTTCTTCAAGAACACAACTTCCCCGTCGGCGTCTTGCCCAAAGGCGTGACCGGCTACGATTTGGACCCATCCACAGGCAAGTTCTCCGCCTTCTTGAACGGCTCTTGCAGCTTCTCTCTGGAGGGTTCCTACCAACTGAGCTACAAATCCACAATCAGTGGCTACATATTCAATGGAAAGCTCTCCCGCTTGACCGGCGTCAAGGTAAAGCTGTTTCTCTTCTGGGTTGATATCGTCGAGGTCAATAGGAACGGCGGCGATCTCGAATTCTCCGTGGGGTTCGCGTCGGCCGGTTTTCCGGTGGAAAATTTCGAGGAGTGTCCACAGTGTGGGTGTGGATTGGATTGTCCCGAGGAATGTCGAGAGTGTGGAATTGCATCGGAAGCAAGCAAGCTTAGGTCAAACCCCATGGctgtttcttattcttcttga